A DNA window from Myxococcales bacterium contains the following coding sequences:
- a CDS encoding LD-carboxypeptidase: protein MIPVPPLRRGDRVRIIAPSGPVPQDRFAAGLALLRARYEVTFDPDEVFAREGFLAGPDELRARGLNAALADTSVQGVWMARGGYGLMRLLRGIDWAVLRAHPKVLVGFSDGTALLAAAASRGVASVHAPVVTQLSRLPTSDLDHLWALLEAPREGILLSQLARLCPGRVRGPLVGGNLEVFSRLLGTPYLPPLEGGILFLEEVGERPYRVDRLLTHLELAGVFDQVVGVVVGEFVGCDEPAGGPSPSVLNVLSERLRRFSFPVVLGGLFGHGERHLALPYGAEVELDATAGVLKFAQAAVVP, encoded by the coding sequence TTGATTCCCGTCCCCCCCTTACGTCGGGGTGACAGGGTACGGATCATCGCCCCTTCTGGACCTGTGCCCCAGGATCGCTTCGCCGCGGGCCTCGCCCTGCTCCGCGCCCGCTACGAGGTGACCTTCGATCCTGACGAAGTCTTTGCCCGGGAGGGTTTCCTGGCGGGCCCCGACGAACTCCGGGCCCGTGGGCTCAACGCCGCCCTCGCCGATACGTCGGTCCAGGGTGTGTGGATGGCGCGTGGCGGCTACGGCCTGATGCGTCTTCTGCGCGGCATCGACTGGGCGGTGCTACGGGCACACCCGAAGGTGCTCGTGGGATTCTCCGACGGCACCGCCCTCCTGGCCGCAGCGGCTTCCCGGGGGGTGGCCTCCGTTCATGCGCCCGTTGTGACGCAACTTTCCCGTTTGCCCACCTCGGACCTCGACCATTTGTGGGCTTTGCTCGAGGCGCCTCGCGAGGGGATCTTGCTCTCTCAGCTGGCCCGCCTCTGCCCCGGGCGGGTGCGAGGACCCCTCGTGGGAGGGAACCTGGAAGTGTTTTCCCGCCTGCTGGGAACACCCTACCTGCCCCCGCTCGAGGGGGGCATTCTCTTCCTCGAAGAGGTAGGCGAGCGCCCCTATCGTGTCGATCGCCTCTTGACGCATCTCGAATTGGCAGGTGTATTCGATCAGGTGGTGGGCGTCGTGGTGGGCGAGTTCGTCGGATGCGACGAGCCCGCAGGGGGGCCTTCCCCCTCCGTGCTCAACGTCCTATCCGAACGTCTTCGGAGGTTTTCTTTCCCCGTCGTGTTGGGAGGGTTGTTCGGCCATGGGGAGCGTCATCTGGCGCTTCCTTACGGAGCCGAGGTGGAGCTGGACGCTACGGCGGGGGTGCTGAAGTTTGCGCAAGCCGCGGTGGTGCCATGA
- a CDS encoding DUF3467 domain-containing protein, whose product MSERSPSGEPAPLQIDLDEATAQGAYSNLVLINHSDNEFVLDFAFLQPNGPRARVRARIVSSPRHTKRLLKALEANVRRYEERFGTIEDTDSAPSVLLGTGGVVS is encoded by the coding sequence ATGTCAGAGCGCAGTCCATCGGGCGAGCCCGCGCCCCTCCAGATCGATCTCGACGAGGCAACGGCCCAGGGGGCCTACAGCAACCTCGTGCTCATCAATCACAGCGACAACGAGTTCGTGCTCGACTTTGCGTTTCTGCAACCCAACGGCCCCCGGGCCCGTGTACGCGCCCGCATCGTGTCGAGCCCCCGCCACACCAAGCGCCTGCTCAAAGCCCTGGAAGCCAACGTGCGACGCTACGAGGAGCGCTTTGGCACCATCGAAGACACCGACAGCGCGCCCAGCGTGCTGCTCGGAACAGGCGGCGTGGTGAGCTAA
- the ruvX gene encoding Holliday junction resolvase RuvX, which yields MGRFLAIDLGSRRVGVAVSDGLGLTAQPLATLERRGGQKDLDAIGLLVRKHEIEGFVVGLPLNPDPRAGEAAEGKAARGARAFAARLAQAFALPVHLVDESFSTVEAESVLLEADLSRARRKQVVDRVAAAVILQRWLDDRR from the coding sequence ATGGGCCGTTTTTTGGCCATCGATCTCGGAAGCCGGCGCGTGGGCGTGGCCGTGTCGGATGGCCTCGGCCTGACGGCGCAGCCGCTCGCGACCCTCGAGCGACGGGGTGGCCAAAAGGACCTGGACGCGATTGGGCTTTTGGTGCGCAAACACGAGATCGAGGGCTTTGTGGTGGGCCTGCCGCTCAACCCCGATCCCCGGGCGGGCGAAGCAGCCGAAGGTAAAGCCGCCCGCGGTGCCCGCGCCTTTGCGGCCCGGCTCGCGCAGGCCTTCGCCTTACCCGTACACCTCGTCGACGAGTCCTTTTCGACCGTCGAGGCCGAATCCGTCTTGCTCGAGGCCGACTTGTCTCGGGCGCGGCGCAAGCAAGTGGTAGATCGAGTGGCAGCTGCTGTGATTCTGCAACGATGGTTGGACGACCGAAGGTGA
- a CDS encoding enoyl-CoA hydratase/isomerase family protein: MVFNNLVVGAPGPIRTVLVNRQDVLNALDADVIAELGACFAALADDADLRCVILSGAGPKAFVAGADVAAMSTMGPWEARAFAAAAHETARRIESLPVPVIAAVNGFALGGGLELALCADFIYAARSAKLGFPEVGLGVIPGFGGTQRLASRVGLSRARELVFTGRVLSAEEAGTYGLVNAVVEPEALLPAVLAVAEAIASKGPLAVAEAKRAMRLGLDMPLERALVLEQELFAGLFATHDQKEGMAAFLAKRPPRFERR; encoded by the coding sequence ATGGTGTTCAACAACCTGGTGGTGGGTGCACCCGGGCCGATCCGGACCGTGCTCGTGAACCGGCAAGACGTGCTGAACGCACTCGACGCCGACGTCATCGCCGAGCTGGGCGCCTGCTTCGCCGCGCTCGCGGACGACGCCGACCTGCGCTGCGTGATCCTCTCCGGTGCGGGCCCGAAAGCGTTCGTGGCGGGCGCGGACGTTGCCGCCATGTCCACAATGGGGCCGTGGGAGGCGCGGGCCTTCGCGGCCGCCGCCCACGAAACGGCAAGACGCATCGAGAGCCTGCCCGTGCCGGTCATTGCGGCCGTCAACGGCTTCGCGCTGGGTGGTGGCCTCGAGCTGGCCCTGTGCGCAGACTTCATCTACGCCGCGCGCTCGGCCAAGCTGGGCTTTCCCGAGGTGGGGCTGGGCGTGATTCCTGGTTTTGGCGGCACGCAGCGCCTGGCAAGCCGGGTGGGCCTGTCCCGGGCCCGTGAGCTCGTCTTCACGGGGCGGGTCCTCTCGGCGGAAGAGGCGGGTACGTACGGGCTGGTCAACGCCGTCGTGGAACCGGAGGCCCTGTTGCCGGCGGTCCTCGCGGTGGCCGAGGCGATCGCCTCGAAGGGCCCGTTGGCGGTGGCCGAGGCCAAACGAGCGATGCGGCTTGGCCTGGACATGCCGCTCGAGCGTGCCCTGGTGCTCGAGCAAGAGCTCTTCGCGGGTCTGTTCGCGACCCACGATCAAAAGGAAGGCATGGCAGCTTTCCTTGCAAAGCGGCCCCCCCGCTTCGAGCGCCGCTGA
- a CDS encoding YkgJ family cysteine cluster protein, translated as MTAKQPTNLSSETPPPELPVTGADALAHLRLLAQKVDAFFTRVEQQHADHMACRTGCNDCCHVRLTITSVEAEAIRHHWPQLPEEVRATLRAHAQGPSDSLCVALQDDGRCGIYEMRPLVCRSHGLPLRLRQDKRLPIIDACFRNFVETGPGAVAPDCVLDQQTLSTALLAIDAAFARAEGRPAGERVELAALLASLP; from the coding sequence ATGACGGCAAAGCAACCAACGAATCTCTCCTCCGAAACGCCTCCTCCGGAACTGCCCGTGACCGGGGCAGACGCGCTGGCTCACCTGCGCCTCCTGGCACAAAAGGTCGACGCGTTTTTCACCCGGGTCGAACAACAACACGCCGATCACATGGCGTGCCGAACCGGGTGCAATGATTGCTGCCACGTTCGCCTCACCATCACGTCCGTCGAGGCCGAGGCCATCCGGCATCACTGGCCCCAGCTTCCGGAGGAGGTGAGGGCCACCCTTCGTGCCCACGCTCAGGGTCCGAGCGACAGCCTCTGCGTAGCGCTCCAGGATGACGGCCGCTGCGGGATCTACGAAATGCGCCCGCTCGTCTGCAGGTCGCACGGGCTGCCTCTGCGCCTTCGGCAGGACAAACGCTTGCCGATCATCGACGCCTGTTTTCGTAACTTCGTGGAAACGGGCCCCGGGGCTGTGGCGCCCGACTGCGTGCTGGACCAGCAAACCCTGTCCACGGCCCTGCTGGCGATTGATGCGGCGTTCGCCCGGGCCGAGGGCAGGCCCGCGGGCGAGCGCGTCGAACTGGCCGCCCTCCTGGCGTCGTTGCCCTGA